The nucleotide sequence aatgacgaatacacactaccgctgcctgctggtaaggagagttattgccactcacgcatgcgcagttcgtacgtgctcggctgaagtctggctccagtgcaacacatggccaacacgcaggagaacacgctgacgcaacagcgtgagcagagatagactgcgcaaaatatacagatagcaggagacagaggacagccacggtcagatagcaggagacagaggacagccacggtcagatagcaggagacagaggacagccatggtcagataggaaaacattcaggagctatctggatcagtcttatgcgacaatggaaactgaactaaagagaacatttgaaactttagcagtctgcgtgatctgcctgtagggaggggcgggccggccctgcgagtaaagtaacgagtaaagtaacgagtaaagtaacgaattactttatgtagatagtaacgaagtagtgtaatatattactttttttaaaagtaatatgtaatatgtaatatattacttttttttagtaacgaccccatctctggctacgatcacagccgaatttgaacatttcctttatcgtgtgtccatcgggttgttttattgcacaacaaaatcatgtaaatatattatgtaaataacccaatttgtgttctgtgaaactaaaaaggatataatatattattttgaaggacagttgacaggaaattgttgttgttatggaaacaacattacggagaaaacgtaatattttctacatataaagacggagaaagtaaagaacaaagtctgaagatatcagtacagtatcatagtactgtaacataattgtttttggtactttcattgcagttttatgtcttaaatgtaatgtaaatgttgccttcgtgtgtggttcggggccatcttcgtgcgaaattcacaattccatattcgtgtgtccatcgggtgtcaatttcgggacagggtgacagggcctttaaggACATCACAccctttttctttccttttcatTCTCTCTTTCTCCTAACTTCAGTCCATTTTccttcatcttcctcctcctttcATCATCCTCACATCCTTCCTGCTATATCCTTTGATTAATCCCATCCCTCTCGTTCCCTTCAACCTTCCTTCCTTCCCTTAAATTGTCCCCTTGCTTTCTGTTTTTACCTTCACTTTCTTTTATGTGTTCATGCTTCCTTAATCCCACCATCATTCTTTTTCATTGCCTCTTTCCTACCCGGCCCCCTCCCTCTTTATCTCCCTTATCCCATCTTTCCTTCAACTTTCTATCCTTTTTTTATCATCTTTTCCTCCTTCTTTCACATCATTGTCCTAATTCCTTACGCCTTCCATTTTAATACCTTCCTTCCTCCTGTCCTCACCTGCTCCTTTGTTCTCCATTTAATCAACATGGGCTTGTGGTAAAGGCAGTGATATAAAATGTCAAATCAAATGATATGTTTCTGGTGGCTCTGTCTCTCGTCCCAGGCCCATTTGTGATTTTTTTCGCATTTCATTTTTATCTACAATATTGCATTTATTCACGATTGTTCCCTCTGTTACTTTGTCACGTTCTTCTTCTCTTTACCAATTTCTCTGTCATACATCACTTTAACCTTTGGTCTTTTCTCCGCCTTCTGTTTTCCAGACTGGCAGGTTGCTACGCTGGCCCTGTTGCTAGGGGGTGGAGCCCTGGTGCTGATGTCATTCCTGGTCGCTCTGGTTGCCGTGTGCATCGGCACGAGACGACGATTCTACGCACCCGTCGCTTCCATGCTTTTCGCTGCAGGtcagcacgcacacacacacacacacacacacacacacacacacacacacacacacacacacacacacacacacacacacacacacacacacacacacacacacacacacacacacacacacacacacacacacacacacacacacacacacacacacacacacacacacacacacacacgcgcacacacacacacacacacacacacacacacacacacacacacacacacacacacgcacacacacacacacacacaattaactGCTGTCAATACACACTCAGCAGGTCTGGGTCTGAGGCACTCACTTAATTAGCCAATTTAGACAAGGTGATAGGAAGGTTGAAGGTATCACATTGAAAACTGACATGCATTTAAATGATAATCCTTATTTATTAAATGTGCACACAGACCACACTACACACACTCAGGCTTACacacacttttttcttctctccctCAAACTCATTTAGAGAAAATCCTATTTTTACAAGTCGGGTCAGAGCGGAGAGTCATGCCTGTCCCTTTAATTTCCCCCGCCAGCCCAAATCTCAAGTTGGACGACTGACAAGTTTCCTCCTTTTTCTTCTAACCTCCCGGAATAATtggaaattgtatttatttttagacGTGTTTGATTTTCCAAAGCTGGATGTGTTGCCTTCTGAATGTCACTGAAGGGAAAAAACAAGGAGACAATCTTATTTAAAGGGCTGGCGTTGGAAAATTCAGAAGCTGTGTGATTTCTCAAAGAGTCTTCTTATCCTGGAAATACTTTCAATGGATCTATACAAAGTAAAAATGCTTAAAGCAGATTGGATATAAACATGTTTATGTGTGTTACATAGGATTGATATGTTAAAAAGTCCCTATTGTGACTTTTGGGGTTTCCATTTCCTTATATTGTTGAATATTCAGGGTTGAAGGTGGAAAAAACAAGCgccaaaaaacacaaaaataagACACAAAGTTGTTGTAGCTGGATTTTGTTTTGCATAATCATAACAGCACATCATAAAACTTTAGAGAAGGATTTTAGTTAGCATTAACTTTGATGCAattaaatcaatatttaaagcaTTCAGCTTCATTTTAGAGGGAGCAAAACAGGGATAGAATCTATGAATACTAACAAACAAACGCACAAAAAACCCTAGCTGTCAAAATAAAGTTGTTTTGCCGTGATGGAACACAAACAACATCTgtaaaagacattttaaaagcGGAGCACAGAGGCAAAGTGTGTTGAATGGACTTTAAAGAGAAAAGATGGATCACATACACTTTTCTTGACAACTAACTACTTCTTTAAAGCTGCATTGCACACAATCTGTGGTAATGTTCGCGTGTTTTTGGATGTTATGTAACCCGTGTTAGTTTTTTTGTTTGCGTTCCCACAAGATGAATTCCCTTTGAAGAAACAACTATTCATGTGTTCTCCTTTATTCCACTGCCATCCAACCCCCCCTCCTTTTTACATATCTATCTCTCATCCCCCTCGTCCATCTTTTCCCTCATCTCTTCATCAAACTCGTCCTGTGTCCTTGGAGCCTGCAGTCCACCTCTGTCTCTTCCTCCtgttcccccctcctccctcagcCCTGCTCCTTGCCTCCTGCCTGAtccagtttgatttattttgtttttcaaaGCTGTGCTAAATTAACTAAACAGAGCTAAATGAAATTCCCCCGAGGCTCTTCACGACTCAGTCGATGCTAATTTCTGCTATTTCTCTAGAGTTTCTCAAGTGTTTGTACGTGACTGCTAACAAATGTGAAGTTAAGtacagctgaccaatcagaagtTGTCTTTTTCAGGAGGGGCCTTAGAGACAGGGGCTAAAACACTGTGTATCTGACAGAAGGTCAATACAGATAGAAAGTATGAGAAAAAGAACGTGTTTCTTTTAACATTACAGCACGTAAACATATTCTTGTTCTGTCCATTATATATATGTTTCCTTTAATAAATGACACGTATGGTCTTCCTGTCCCCTCCAGTGGTCCTGCAGGCCTTCAGCTTGGTCCTCTACCCCATCAAGTTCGTCCAGAGCATCAACCTGAGAATCTACCACGAGTTCAACTGGGGCTACGGCCTGGCCTGGGGGGGGACCATCTTCTCCTTCGGCGGGGGAATCCTCTACTGCCTGAACCCCAAGAACTACGAGGAGTATTACTAACTCCAAATCAAGCTGAGAACGTAAGGTGTTCGAGGGGGAAAACGGCTCATCTCCCATGAACTGTAAAGAGTACTATAAACCATTTTTTAGCCGATAACTATATTTCAATGAACCCTGGGGGCAATTGAAGGGGTTAAGCTGGTTGTCAAGGATTTATTTTCTTGCCTCGGTGAACAGAAGTGAGGCTGCATATTGGAACCAGCCCTAATGTCACCAGATGTATCATGGGGAGGGGTCATACTACACCTGCAGTAAAAAAGGATAGCAACTATCAGCCCCACTTATTGATTCTGTCGTCGAGGAAACATGAGTGGCTTTTTACGCACGTTTcccacacatgcacatgcaacGGAACGTGTATCTTCACCTGTCATCATCCAATCCTCCATCAGTGCATCATTAGCTTAGCACTTTTTCTTCATCTGGAGTACACTTTCACAAGGACACGGAAGAGGATCTACAGTTTTAACTTTTCATAAGACAGATTGGTGGAGGATACAACAAAGACACCGGCTCAATATTCTGTCATCGACCGTCGTCTGTAACCGAGGCAACCGACACGGAGCTGTCATGATTGATTAGCCTCGGCCAGAGGTGTGAGACGGGCTTGCGTACACCACCGGCAGATCTCCCAGCGGGGGGGGCTTGAGTGCACATCAATAGTTTAAGAAAGTGGAATAATGTGATTATGCATTGAGCTGAAGAGAATTCACAAAAACACCTAATTTCATAAATGTAAATTGCCAGCTTAGAAAGAAAATGTGGGCAATTTGTAGCTGTTAGTCAACATGGTGGCATTTGAGTTTAGAGCAGAATCCAAAATCACTTCCTTTTTATTACCAACTGCAGTCTGAGTCAACTATGAGTGTGTGGCTCTGAAGTCATTGTTGTCAAAATGCACTAACCCAACTTAAAATCACATTCATAGAAAACTGATAACATTGTTAATGTAATTGTTGGAGTGTAAATATGGATGGAGAAGTAAACACTGTACTTCTATACACATTTTACTTCCCAAAGAAGCAGGTGATAACGCATATGTTTAGCTTTCACTGTGCAAAAACCTATTTCCATTTCCTGTGGAACCCGTGACCTCCATTCTTCATTCATTCTGTCATTTAAAACGCGCACAGGGAGCCGAATGCAAAACAAGACTCCTCCAGGTGACATTTCGGAGATTCAAGCGACATTTTGTCTGCGCCCTCCATTGTGGCATCTTCTTCCGAGGAGCTGTCTAGAAACCATGACCCAAAAATAGGATCCAGGCCGCCTCCCCCGCCACTTTAACAAATGAAGAGCTGTGCGGCTGTCCATTTATTCCATATAAATGCCACAATGATGTTGGTTGTCCCCGGTTGATGAGTTCTGCCTGTCACCACAACAGCATTGCTTCTAAAAGCAGCTCATTTGAGCAATAACTGATTTGCCAAAAGGATTTGTTGAAGCCCCTTACTCTCACTTTAAAAGCCTGTCCAGACTCCCATAGACCTCATGCTGTAAATTCACAGTGTATATTCTAGTACATAGTATTAAACTGGTGGATGTCAAATGAAAGTAGGGTCTTCTGGGAAGAAAAAACTCCTGCTTGTAAGTGGATTTTTTTTTAGCACCGAGTAAAACAGAAGCACTTATTCCTTAAGTTATAACAGCTTTTCAGCATGAGACCCTGCTCTTCAGTATTTCAGCAGTTGATCAGTATTGAATACTGAATGATCACAGATTAGTGACGGTGTTTTTGCTACCTAGAAACGTCTCTGTGCTTTGGTGGAGTAGAGAAGCATTCGGCATTAACACTGTAACAGACCTGGGTTAAAATATACACTAACACTTTACGTTTACAATATCCACTGGCCCTCTTCCATGGGTATAACACTGATATGTGATGAACTGAAACAGCTATTGATTCAGTCTGATGCTACAGCACTTTTATTCTCACTTTAGACACAGTCAAAGGGAAAGAAATCCCCAGACAGAGTTAAGATGTACAGTTTTATTTTGCCAGGTAGTTTAACATTATACATCTGCTGTTATTAATACATCCAAGATTCAAAGTGACAATACTACAGCacttacataaaacaaaaataccTTAACTTCTCAAAGCTGCATGTTTTGAGTCTCTGATTCTAAAAGACAAAGCAAATATGTTTGCACCAGTTTCGAAAATGACCTACATGCTTTGATTTGTAATGAAGCACTTCCATGTGGTTGAGGATGGAAATAATATCCAGGCTGGTATGTTCATGTGGAACAAACACAGAACAAGCCTTTAATATGTTCTACCCATGATTAGATTGTATGTTTTAGCCCAGGTCTGACTTGTAGTTATTAGCATTTGTTTGGTTATTCATTTACTGATGAAAAGTAGACACTCATCTCCCAGTATAATGGAGAAAAACACTGTCTAATGATGTGCATAGGGATTTaggaagtgtgtgtgaatgacagaaagagtgtgtgtgtgcatgtgtgttggcATGTTTTAGATGCCATTGTAGCGATGTCAGTAATCAGCATTTATCTCTTTGTACGTTGGCACATTAAAGCACTAACCAGAATGTCTCTGCATGACTCTGTGTCTCATTTTGTTGTCACATCCTGTGAGCGTTGAAACGATTATTGAACTTTTAGTATTATTTACCGAACCAGGATTGTTGTAAGCTAAATTCAACACAATAAACCCTTTCATAATCGACTGTAGTTCAGGTATAAGACCTctcagaaaaaaagaaaaccacCACTAAGatagacatttttaaatatgttgtattGTTTTTTACCATGAGTATAAATGATTATTAATATGGTGATGTACGTGGTGCATTCAATGTCCGAAGTCAACACTAGTTTCCCTCCAAATTagcaaaatacatttttaatttaTGTATATTTCTAAGTATTCCTGTTGTTTGATGGATTTGCTTGCATTCAAAATAAACCGGTGGTGGTATTCATTCTTCTGTTGGGTGCCATTAAAGCAGAAGAAGTGGGTGCAAGGATATAAAGTAAGTAGACTGTGTTACCTTGTCACATCGATATATTACCTTTTTCACTTTTTAAAAGGTGGAGGGAAACTTGTTATTGATGCCATGGCGTACTGAGAGCTCAGGGAACACCTGTACATCACTGCAAGGATATAAGACTTGAGATACAAATGATATCAAGGAGTGTTGAATCTTTCCAAGATTCAATGGCCTAGTTAAGACTTGTAATGTAAAATCTGTGCTTATACTGCCCTCTGCTGTCCACACTCTGACATGACCACCCAGAGAAACAGATTTTCAGAATGTAGCGGTGCAACCACTACATTAAGTTTACTTAAAAACATCAGGATACAAACACTATTTCCCCATAATGCAACACTTAAAGTAAATGGCAGAAGATTGACTtatcagaaacaaaacaaactcaTTAATTGATCTTCTTTTTGTGATCTTATATTGACATTTAAAAGTGTCCGTGTTACACTAATTCTATTTTCAAAAGCAGTTAGACCATCAGATTTCAGGTTGCTGTTGTACTGGAAGCTCCCTAGCAATGTACATTATGATGACATCACAGAAGTGGGTGTGGTTACAGGTGCACCAGGCTTTGAGTGAGTGAAAAAAGGTAATTATCCAACAGAATATGAAAGTGAAGGCAATGTCAACAAAGCACAAGTGTTCCTCTAAATATATCTCCTCCCCAAGCCCAGCAGGGGCAGCCCCCCCCACCCCAGACAGCAGTCAGGGGGCCCAGCCGGCTGCTCGGGATGCCAGTCAGTGCCGGGCCTTCTGTTTCTGGAACATTCTCTCACAGCTCCCTGCAGGCTGAGTGTATCTGGGAGTGTGTGGATCATTCTCTGCATCGTCTCTAATAATAGCAGCACCAATGTGCGTAATGGAGCCATTACAGTAACCAAGTCCTACTTTTGAAAAGCCAGGAAACCCAAAGTGGGTATATCAGTTTATCAGCAAATCTAATATTAGTACATGTGTAACGGTGCTGCCATGTAACCACTgtaccccccccaccccctacacacacattctctgCACAGTGAATATTAACCATTTTATCATGTTGAAGCTCAAGAATACCAGGCTTGGTTTTTAATGTACACATATTTGTTGCTGAATATGACCGAAATCCATGAACATTAAAATCACAACCAGGgatggaaagtaactaagtacaggACTTAAGCACAATATTGAGTTACGTATTTCCAGTTTTGCTACTTTATACCCTTTACAAACTCCTATTTTAGATGTTTTACTCAACTAGGCCTACATGTATCTGACAGTCTTAGTTACTTTATAAATGTtgtttattacaaaatataaattAACTATAGTAAATACACATATTGACATATACTGTAGCTATAGGCTAAATATAGGTTTATATATGCAACAGCACTATACAAAGTACctaaagttagcatttttaataATCATAGTCAAGTCACTTATTATTGTAATATTGGCCATTCCTTTTAACCCACAAGGACCCACCGTGACACAGGTGTTACACTTTTGGtagttaaaatatatttttgtatttttttttaaatgttgaatccAGGACTCAGTATTTCTAACATAAAGTTAAAGCTGGACTCCGTGGTGTTTTGATATACATGTGTTCACGCTGGTTGCCACGCCCAcctgaggtcagaggtcaccccAGGTCGGTTCACTCCGACCTTTAGCCTTTAGCATGTAGCTCATCTTCCGGAAACAAGCGTCAGCAGCAATGTGTCCGCAGGGTGTCGGGTTTTACGCCCGGGGTCCATTGAACCAGTCTGGGCCCCGAGGAGACCACCTTCTAGCATCCTACTATTTAGAGGTgggaatgccccccccccccctcgaacACCTGCTCTGCCCCGTCCACCCGCCTGTCAGAGAGACCCAGCCTTCGTCCTCCACCggagctcctgtcttcacatcGGGCAACTTTTGGCTGTTTGTTCTGGATTTGTACTTTGGATCTTTTCCCCATCTCCTGGTGGATTTACCTGTGGGTTAATAACCCCCCCACCTTGTAACTTTTAACACCCGGTGCCCTGTGATCCATGGCGGAGGGTGTGCGTCCCGAGGACTACTGCGACGAGCCGGTGGAGGACGAGTTTGGAGAGATCATCAAGTGTCGATCAGGTAGAacagcttctgtgtgtgtgtgtgtgtgtgtgtgtgtgtgtgtgtgaaaaaaacatATGCTTGACTGCTGAGGATGCTCTGACAACTCCTTAAGGCTAAACACACACTTTGACACACTGTCACCATCACACTGACAGCTGTCACAGGAAGTGGAGTTCTGAAATgtggatgaggatgatgatgagataaaaaaaagttatttgggTCCAGTCAGATGATCTTTCATGCCTTTAGGTTGAAACAAGTCCTTCTACTTTTTGAGATTGCTGTGgcaaatgttgaactacatttcccaggagCACTATGTCTTTCCTTCTAAAGAGGATGTTGACACAGGGTTTTGTCAAATCTAAAAACAGCTGATGCCTGTGACCTTGATAGCATTTCTTTGGTAGTccctgtgcgtgtgcgtgtgcgtgcactCAGTGCTCTGTGTATGAGGTTTTAAATTATGGAACGTTAGAAGTAAGGCACTGCCCCCCATAGAGGACATGGGTTAACATACTTCGAAAGACTTAATATGAATATACACTCCTGATGAAGAACAGGAACCATACGTCTCGTTTAATATGATCACTTACTAGACATTGGGTGTAGCTCTCTTATATTTTGTAAGTGACACCCCCATGTGTGTTCCATCACTAGAATGGTATGCTTTATACAGTACATTAGGATTGAAATAGACTGCACGCCTGGTGCTTGAGATGCAGGCCTCAGTGTCAGACCCTAATATGAATGGTCCTGTCTCAGGAGAGTAAACAGTTGGGCTTTGGTCCCAACATAGGGGTTGGGCCCCTTTAAGTTGGATATCATGTTGTGGGGTCGGGCAGTGATTGTTATATAGTTAGAATGGATAACTTTACCAATTTGGGTCAAACTGAAAGCATGTGTTTAGACtagaaatgtgtgtttggtTGAACAGCTAATATGCATCCGAATTCAGGCCTtgtttggatacattttggtgTGCAAAGATTACATTACTTTTTCCTGAAAAGGAGTGAAGTTTCAAGAAATGGAAGCGTCCTTTTGACTTCAGAATGTCCATTTTTAGTTTAGTGAAGTCCTCTCTGTCCTTGCTTCTTTGTAAAAATCAGGACCCAATCGTTCCCTGGCTCCTGTCAGTTCCACCTCGCCCAGGCTGAATGTGCTCTGGGTGAAAGTGCTGTTTGTGTGGCCGTGACACTGAACGTCTCGCAGCGTGCTGAGATGAGTTAGAGGCCGCAGAGGTTTGATTTCCCAATATAGCGCTTGTAAATACTGTATGTCCTGGAATGGTCCACCGGGTGGTGAGACACAGAGACTAACAGACTGACAGGCTGACGGAGACAGACAGATGGACAGTGGGCTCAAGGATCTTTTTATACAAATAGAGTAGTACAAGGATGAATGGATTAGAAAAGAAACTGTGGCAGACAAACATTTATGATGCTTAAAAGTGTTGTTCAGAACATAACATATTTACACTTCTTTAATAACTCAGTCCTGCACCACTCAGTGTGCCTGGGGCAGGAACTGCTCCCTCTCTCATTCCCTCTCTTCTTGAGTGTCCTGCCTGCTCAAAAAAAGggttaattaataaataaagccCCCCCTTCTCTTTCGCACTATTtcttgtctctgtgtgtctctccccccccccccccccccccccatgtacaGCTGCCGCCTGCTGGGAACACCTCACGCTGTAAATAGCAGTCAGCTGGCCCGATGGAGGTTGTTGTGCGGTGTCGGATAGCCTGGCCTGGGGGGTTACTGTGCCCCCCCCACCTctcactttctttctttcttactGTCCCCTTCCAAACTGCTCTTCCATTGCTtctccctcaccctctccctcttcttGTTACCCCTTTGCCCCCcattgtatctcctctctctgatTTACTTCTCAGTATATCTCACATTTTCTCTTTtgtatgcccccccccccactcctcaTATCCCCCCCATTGTCATATTTGACCACCCACTGTGCTCTTCGTACGGTCCGTCTGTCAGCAGCtaaatctgtctgtctgtctctggtcTGCATAGGCAACACCTCGAACATGCCGTAGTCGAGTGTGTGGTGTAATGTATGCATAAAACATGTCAGTATGTTATTATTGGTACACATAATTACATTATACTATAAGCTAGTATCAGAATAGTAAGTCAGATTTTACACGTCTGAATCCTGATTTAAAAGACAATATGTTACTTAACCTGTTCCTTATGTTTTGTCTCCATAAAGATTCCCACGCACGGTCAGCAATATATTCCTTAGAAAGTGCCGAGTGTGCAGGAGGTCAGTACCTTCTGTTGGCTTCTCCTCTACAGCTGTCTGCCAGCTGTGATCCAGACCAGATTCACTCCTAACATTTAGCGTATTGTTCATTGTGATTTTTATTTTGACAACAGACGGATAGACGACGGTGTTTCCTTGGCTCTGCATTTTTCATTATGATTTGCAATTTATACCAAAAACGCATTCTGTCTTCAGCCAATGACACTTGATTTATCCATCctccaggctgtgtgtgtgtgtgtgtgtcggagtgtgtgtgcattaatgtgagtgtgtgtgtgaggctgtggGGGGCTAGATTGGTTTTAAAATGGTAGGATTCATCAACACTGACAACCCTTGATCGTGCGTGTGTCATGTCTTCCTTGTTATCCCGCCCCACAGGTCCGTTACCACTTCACGATTACCCATCAAACCTTTACTAAACCTCCGCTCTTCGCCTTTTCTCTTCGCTCTCCTTCCTTCTCTTTTctttcctccctcctctccatgtctcctcatTTCATTTCACTTCACTCCTGTGCTCTTCACCTCCTTTGATTTCTCTCCCGTCGTCAGgaagggagggactcggagaaAAAGTTGCAATTTCATATCCGTCTGCTTCTTCAGCACCAAGGACAGCGCCATAGATTTATCAGTACACATATACATTGAGCGGGTTTCTTTTTCTCAGCAACTTTCAAACATATGTTTTCCAATTAGGACAGAGCGTATGCTGCAAACAAATGACGAGAATGAATGAAATACAATTCTTTATTTCCAATGGAGccgtctaaacatcagtcagagtAATGATCAGTGCATCAGACAGACTAACACCCAAACAGACACTGCCCCTTAATTCTCTCTGTTACTAGGGGATGGGGAGGGGGGTGGCAGTTTAACAATGGGGAAAGTATTTTGGTCATTCTACTAACAAGGGTATGGCATCCCCCTTCATACAGTACTACAGTGCTGCTGGGATTAAAGTTGTCCTTTGGCCTTTCAAATCTGTCAGCAGcatgggtgggggggggggggggtcatggGGGACAATGTAGTGAAAACAAGATGGATGCATTCTTAATAAGAATTGAGTCATTATGTTATCCCGCTGTCTCCATATGTT is from Pseudochaenichthys georgianus chromosome 2, fPseGeo1.2, whole genome shotgun sequence and encodes:
- the LOC117456632 gene encoding transmembrane protein 47-like, with translation MSSAVTETEDSARSSPITPLKLVGLVCVFLALCLDVGAVMSPAWVTADDQYYLSLWESCWKPASTDNWQCSSTLVSDWQVATLALLLGGGALVLMSFLVALVAVCIGTRRRFYAPVASMLFAAVVLQAFSLVLYPIKFVQSINLRIYHEFNWGYGLAWGGTIFSFGGGILYCLNPKNYEEYY